The genome window TGGTAGAGTTCTTCTCGGCGGAGATGCTGTTAAGAGTCTGGAGGTAGCGGAGCTGGAGTGCCGCTTTCGACTCCATCATGACGTCTGCCGCCTCCTTCAAAGCGCGGGAGGCCTTCTGTTCTCCTTCCGCGGCGATTACCTAAAAAGGAGTGAGTTTCGTAAAATATTATTCCTGGGAGACTTGAAGTCCAAATTGGACAGTATACAAAGAtacctacggtggctgggaaaggacatggtgatattttcttcttcaatgacGACGTTCAttttttttatctcaggcgACTGACTTACGATGGCATCCATCTTACTAATTCAGGCGACTGACTTACGATGGCATCCATCTTGAACTCACCGGCCTATAGGTCAGGCGGCTGAGATAATAAGTCAGAGTTATATAGTAAGTCGGGCGAAGAATCTTGCCTCAACATCGCTGAGGAAAAAAGGGGACGATAAGGAGTTCCAGGGCGTCCGCAAAGTCGAACAGTGCTGCGCACGTTCGACTCCCTTACATGTCCTACTGATGTGATCAGTTAAATCGGGGCACAAGCCGGACATGCAGGATGCTCATTTTTAGGAGAATGTTGACTGAACCTGCCATGTGTACCTTGGCCTTGGCCACGCGGGAAGCCTCCGCCTCCGCGGCCATGGCTCTTTGCAGCTGCGTCGGAAGTCGGACGTCCCTACTAAAATAACAATGGAAAGCTACAATAAAAACCTCTAGGACATACCTTTGCACGAGCTTCGCGAGATGCCTCAGCTTCGGCGGCCATGGCTCTCTGGAGCTGGTGGGGCAGGCGGACGTCCTTACTGTAGAAAAAGCAATGGGATAACTCTTTACTTTTTATGAATGCTGGAGCATTCGCCGGCGCGGGCTTTTGCACCAACGTctatggtaggcgggaggggacataaatcagaatatatcggccgattaattacttgcgccgcaaaggcctcccgcgaatgatgcgccgcaacaatgccccgctaaaaacacgccgcaaaagaatgcgccgtaaaaatctcgccgcgtgacccaatttaaaccaatcaggagccaaggacggtttgaattttgcggcagaggtattttcgcgggagtcttctgcacgatttgcgggggacttatgcaaatttcgaCACTTTAGCGGCgcacttctttaaccaatcagagacataTTTACTTTCCAACTTATTGGCGATAGGCGGCGATACGTTCACTTGTACGAATCATTACCTCGCAGCAAATGACTGAATGAACGTTGGCCGATGCAAGGCTTCGTTCAACTCATTCTGAGCAGCAAGAATACCCGGCAGCGGCATTTTGACATTTAAATCTAACAATTAAAACTTTTCCCAAAACTTTTAACGCCTCGCGAACGACGACTGTATGCAGTGCAGTGAGAAGATGCACAAGATAGCACATGGTTGGAGAAATGCGCGGACGATTCCATTTTAAAATAGGGCGAcaccattgacattgtcattcgCGATAGCCTGCTATTCTCTCACATACAGTCGCTCACCTGGCCTAATCCACGACAAAATACTACCAAAAAATTCTATGCTATATTTTTCTTAATTCGTTACATTTCTACTATAGTGGTAACAATTATTACATAAAAACAATACTACCTGACCTACCTCTACCAGACCGTGCCATCTATCAACCTCCGCACACAGTTGCATGGATAAGACACTGCGTGGAGTATTTTCCGGCGGGTTTACGAAGTtacgatgtctctgattggttaaagaagtgcGCCGCGAAGGTCTCCCgcgaaatttgcataagtccccgcaaatcgtgcagaagactcccgcgaaaatacctctgccgcaaaattcaaaccgtccttggctcctgattggtttaaattgggtcacgcgacgagatttttacggcgcattcttttgcagcgtgtttttagcggggcattgtgtgcggcgcatcattcgcgggaggCCTTTGCGGCGCAAGTAATTAATTGGATgtattctgatttatgtcccctcccgcctaccataAACGTCGCCGGTTCCGATCTGCTCTTGAGCCTTCTGACGCTTGGGCAAATACGGTGGCTGGCAAAGTTATGTTACATTAGAAACAGACTGCCATTATTTACGAAATACATTTGTAATCACAACACAAAAACTGATAATCCATCTGGAAGGTTGCACTTCGCAATGATAGTTGACATTGCAATTGGCACTTACACTTCAACGCGCTCGACCTTGATCCCCCAAGGGTCTGTGGCTTCATCAAGAACTTCCTAtataaaatgaagaagaaaGCAACGATCTCAGTAAACCTACCCTGAGATTTCAGAAATGCAAAGTATTCTACGTACTAAGGTTATATACCAGTGACCGAAAGAGCTTCTGTTCACTGAGGACAGACGTGGTGCCGCCTTGTCAAGCTCAGGATGTCCCAAATATAGCCGCATGGTCAGTGCGGGACAAAACGATTCATACGTTTAAGACATTCTCTCTGGTCTGCTCATCAATATCGTTTTTCCTGGTTGAAAAACCATAAGCTAAACTAAAACATTTCGACACAATTCTGCTCAGGAGGCAACCATGACTTTTTACCTGCATGGAGGCGCTAATGGACTCCCTCTCCGATAAGATTTCGGCAAGATTCTTTGTTCCCAGTGTATTCCTCAGTGTCGTCTGCGCGAGGAGTCGCGTTGAACCATGGGCATCCTCAACATTCGCCACTGATATCGTGGGGTTGTTGACGCGGTAGTAGACAACAGCGTCCACGGAGATTGTGACGCTGTCTTTCGTAAGAACCTGAGGTCAAGACAAAGCAGCCATTGGTTACTTCCGGTCTCTTTGCCAAACAAAAGTCTCTTATCCTGTTTTATCGGTACCGCTTTCAGAGTTTTGCCACTCACAAGACGAAGAATATCACTGTTTGTTATTCAAAAGGCTTTGCACCACCAGTTCAAAATGGTGCTGTCCCATCTTAGCAGATGGCTGTtgcaattttcatgaaaaaagctATGACGATACCTACCTCCTGAGGAGGCACGTCGAATGACACAGTCCTCAAatcaattttgatgaaattctcGATGCACGAGAGCACGAAAAATATACCAGGACCTTTTGGACCTCCCGGTCGCAGGCGACCCAGTCTGAAGATGACAGCGCGCTCGTATTCCTGCACAACCTGAAACAACAGAAGAACTTATGATACAATAAACATTTTTAGGTTTCGCAATCCTTACGGACATCGACAAACGACAACAAAGTTGAAAAGGAAGTTTGAAGATTTCACAAATTCCTCGTACTTTTACTAGGATGGCCAAAATATCAGTGGAGGGCTTGTTGACACTGACGACAGAACTTTTCACATTGGCGTCGAAGACGTTCGAAAGGTTTGTGAAAATTACCTCCTGACGGATAACATGTGGAGATCTCCTTACCTTTAGACAAAAGAACAATGAAAATGGCAGTAGTATAATGAAGAGAAGACCGGATAGGATGGTaaggaaccaaccacaacatcCCATACCTTGGACGGCATTTTCATCCGCTGAAAGTAAAAATGCCCCTGATTTAATAACTTAGTTCTTATTCTGACCCACTTCAATAGAAGGCAGGAAATACGCAAATGTCGAGTCGGCACCTTGCAAGATTGAAGTCACACGTCCGTCAGTCGTCGCGTCACCAATGAAGCTGCGGATATCGATATCATCCTGACATCCCTGTGAATGATGTCAGAATGATGTCGAGCGGACATCTACCGGACGTCCTTGAGAATTTGACACACATGTATAGAGTACATAATGTTGTTTTGGCTCCATGAAATGGTATACTCTCAGGGGTGAACAAAAAAAACCGCGTATTTTAAGCTAAATTGAGTCACAACAGTCGTCAGCTGTGTTGCTCCTTGCCACCCGAGACAAAGCGTACAGTCGAACCGATGTACGCTCGATGTGAACTGGACCCGAAGAAGCAAAAGAATGTTGATGACGCCTTAGGCTGGCTGGGCACCCAATTTTGTTGCGTGTGGATTCTTGAACCCCGATCCACGAGAGGGAAGGGCTTAACATTTGAGGCGAAATCGGTGGTCTCTAATGCATGATGCTTGCGATAGAGTATTACCAGCCAGCcgactttttcattttgatttgatgttgaGAGATATTTAAAACATCGTTTTATACATGAATTGTTATTGGCAGAGGTTCAGGTCATAAAATGGCACCATATTGCAGACAATTCTAAAGGCCTTTATAGGCATACATTCATCTCCCATCTATCTTGTCAACACAATATCATACATAGGCTATATACTTATTACAAAGACCGATGTAGGGCAGAGACACTCGATGAAACAATTCACATCGTGTCCTTTTGTGAATATTTCACTGAATATATGTACATGGTCATTCTCAATTTTTGCATTCATGTAATGTTCACAATTCAAATCAAACTTGTCCACAGTCTTTAATGTGCGCATTTTGAATACTAGGCTAATGATAAACACTGCGTCTATTTCGTTCACCATCGGCGTCGTAACGGCATGTGAGCGCAAGTAGAGACTCCAGTCCATACGAAAAACGTTTTAAGACACTCGCAAATCATCTTCTTCTGTAGTTGTACGAAAAATCGGGGAAATATTCAACAAAAGTAATCTACAAATTACATTtagtcacatacatgtatatacttctTAGTTCGTCGTTTGTAGCACTTCGTAACGGTTGCGAATCCTCCTTCCTTAAGCGCTGTTAACGGTCTGAATAACGAAGGGCTGGCGGACGGCACTATTTTTCAGCACCCCGCCCCCTCGGAGCAACCCTCCCTCATTGCACCAAAGCAAGAGTTAGTATTTGCACTCTTGACCACAGACTCCACCAAAAGGAAGGTTATATGTCAATCTTTATGAGAATCCCAGGCCCTTGTTCCTATTAGGCCCATCTAAAGAATTGtgaccctggttgtgacatcactCACCTCCGATTATCTCCACTCCCTGTTTCTTTCTATCCGGTTCCCCCGAAGACATCCCGAAATTCTGAGTGTACCCATCATCAATGTTAGTTATCCCATGCTTGCTTGCCATGGCTGTCCAAGGGGCAGATATAGCACTTGCTGGAGCCGGTAAAGAAACGATCAAAGTTTCCCCCGAGCCGTCCTCTAGCTCGATGTGCTCGTAAACTGTTGTCTGGTCGGGCTGCTGTCCGACTCTGTTTTTCGACATAAGCCTAAGCCAACTGATGCTCGACTGCAGAGCTTTGCGGCCGGATCACTTCCCGATCGGTCTCACGAAATACAGTGTCATTTGTTGTTGCTATGAGTGTCAATTGTTGCTGGGTACGGGTGGTGACATCTGGAAAATGTGGCAAGGACTTAGACAGAACGTGTAAGGCCAATTGCAGTGTGCGGATTGTACCGCTTGAGAGTTACTATACAACGTCGGTGAAGTCCCGCATGACATGTGTGGCActtcggacgcagtggaccggcctcgtcctttcGCACGGTAATGAGGAAAGACAAATGATGAAGGACAGGATGAAGAAATGGAATGTATACGAGTCCAATGCCGACGCAATGTTGTAAACGGACAGCTGGTCCAGTCGCAATGAAACAGTTGTCACAACCATTGTGAAACATGTAGGCAGtaagcttatacatgtacatgtatatactccgGGCTGATGGACACCCATTTTAAAGTGTATTTGTATTGACATATAGAGACAGACCAGACATGTACCTCGTGTGGAACAACTGTGGGCGTCATTTCCATAATTTAAATTTTCCATAAAGAGACAGCTagagaaaccatgacttttcGATAGGGATAAGCACATAAAAACGTTTCAATAAGCGTTCCAATGAAGGGAAAACGCTCAGAAGGGGAGACACTCTTAGACGTTACAccggcattctggttgtgactttgtcctcagacAATTTTGTGATGGAATTTCTCACCACGTTAAACACAGCATAGACACCTTTATAGGATGATTCgttttgtgtacatcatgaCGGAAGCGGAAGCAGAAGGAACATTTTGACAGTCAAGCGCATGGCGGGAAAAGAACACTTTAAAATCCCAAGTACGTCTCGAAGGCCAAATTGTATAAGGCGAATATGCCATCTATAGCTTCAGCAACTCACCAACAACAATGTGAGTTCTGGATTTGGTGCCTGTCGTCTGCCAAAAAATGAACTGATTCATTCCCGGATATCTCGCATTGTGCCTCGGTTTTGGATGAAATAGAATTAATTAAGTGTCGTCTTTGGATTTAAGCGCATTTCCAATGGCAACGGAGTATAAGAGGG of Lineus longissimus chromosome 17, tnLinLong1.2, whole genome shotgun sequence contains these proteins:
- the LOC135501434 gene encoding band 7 protein AGAP004871-like, coding for MSKNRVGQQPDQTTVYEHIELEDGSGETLIVSLPAPASAISAPWTAMASKHGITNIDDGYTQNFGMSSGEPDRKKQGVEIIGADENAVQGMGCCGWFLTILSGLLFIILLPFSLFFCLKVVQEYERAVIFRLGRLRPGGPKGPGIFFVLSCIENFIKIDLRTVSFDVPPQEVLTKDSVTISVDAVVYYRVNNPTISVANVEDAHGSTRLLAQTTLRNTLGTKNLAEILSERESISASMQEVLDEATDPWGIKVERVEVKDVRLPHQLQRAMAAEAEASREARAKVIAAEGEQKASRALKEAADVMMESKAALQLRYLQTLNSISAEKNSTIIFPLPIDLISGLMNK